ATTCAAAAATGGCAGCTGCGGATCGTTGTTGTACTGATCGATCAGATCAACATCGTCACCATCAGCCATCACTTCTGGGTCGTACGAAGGATAACTAGTGAGCGCAATGATTTCACCGGTATGCACATTCATGATCGCACCCGCACCACTACGAAAACCAGCCTTCTCAGTAGAGGTGGCGATAATGTCATACATGACCTCAGAGAGCTCAGCATCGATCGAAAGAGTAATCGCACCACCTTCAGTCGGTGCATTGATCGCAAATTCACTCACGACGTCACTGAGCGCATCTACCTCCACGATCTTGCTGCCATTGGAACCCTTAAGGAGGTCATCATATGCGAGCTCTACACCACTACGACCAAGATAATCTGTTCGAAAAAAGAAGCCACTCGAGTCTTTCTTTGGATAACTTACGTAGCCAAGCACCTGCCCGAGACCAGCTCGATCAGTATATGCACGGATCGGAAAATCATACTCGCCCGTCTCATCAACTTCATTCCAAACCAACATCTCACCTCGACGGTCATACACTACCCCACGCTCAGCAATGATAAGTGCCTTATCGACGCGATTGTTTTCAGCGATCTGCCGATACTCCTCGCCGTGTACCACCTGCAAACTAAATACTTTCCACAAAAACACCGAAGCGATCAAAAAGAAAATGAGCCAAATGGTGCGGACATTCTGTTGCGTCAGTGGAAGCTCTCGCTTCCCTTCCATTCGACCACGATTAAAGGCAGGGATGTTCGATGCATCCAAAAGTACTTCCTCCACTTCTACCTGTTTAGTATACCGATCCTGTAGTCGAGACATAGATCTACCTAAAGTTAACCAGCTTAGGTTTAAGATATTCTACAACCAAATACCACCACACTGCCACCATGCTGGTAAGCGGCAACGAATAGAAATTACCAAAGTACCCATCAACCAAGAACGCCAACGGGATCAGCGCAACCGCACCATACCGAAAGCTAAAGATCAGCACAGCAAGGACGGTCAAGAGCAGCCATTGCTGCATAAATGAAAAGAGAATGGTCAGATATAATACGATCGCAGTCAAGAATCTCATATATCATCAGTGCTAGTAGCCGTCGTAGAGGCGGTCGTGGTGGCGATTTCAGCTGCGGAGACACCATCGATCACCAAACTGGTTCGCATGATGCTAAGGATGTTTTCATCGACCTCTTCCGTACTTTTTGAGATCTGTGACAATGTACCAACAGCGACGTAATGCAAGCCTGAGATCGCCAATTCAGGCGTGATGTATCCATACTGCTCAGGCTGAGTCGGTTCATTCTCTACATACGAGATCCGCCCGAATACACCCGGGTCGATACTTGGCAGATACACTAAATTCCCTTTTGTGATCGGGATCCCCTGCGGCACCCGAACACGCGCCACACCGCCACCATACCCTTCCATATGCACCACCACATTCGGTCCAGAAATGAAAGCAGTGGCCTTAAAGCCCGGGGTTGTGATCAACTCCACAAATGAGTATGTCTCTGCAGCATGCACCACCAGGCCGATCACCACGTCTTCACTGATATACACTGGCGCGCCAACTGCCACCCCATGTTTCGTGCCTCTATCGATCTCTAGCAGGTCATACGGAAGCTCATTTGGCCGTGCGATCACTGCAGCGGCGATGCGTTCCTCTCCCTGTACTCCAAGCAGTCTCCGCAATAAATTGTTCTCTTCAGAGAGTCGCTGCATGGTCACATCGTCGCCACCAGCAACCACTAACTTATCTTCAAGCTGCGCGATCTCCTCGGTCAACGCTTTACGAGTACGAATGAAACTCGGCACCAAGCTGGTCGATTCTTCTAGCCAGACATTGGTAACATGGATCGGATACATGACCACGGCCGAGACAGTCGAGAAGATACGTGGCAAAAGCAC
Above is a window of Candidatus Nomurabacteria bacterium DNA encoding:
- a CDS encoding rod shape-determining protein MreC; the encoded protein is MKARSRHNSSRRRLVQIVVVSVALIGLGVLLPRIFSTVSAVVMYPIHVTNVWLEESTSLVPSFIRTRKALTEEIAQLEDKLVVAGGDDVTMQRLSEENNLLRRLLGVQGEERIAAAVIARPNELPYDLLEIDRGTKHGVAVGAPVYISEDVVIGLVVHAAETYSFVELITTPGFKATAFISGPNVVVHMEGYGGGVARVRVPQGIPITKGNLVYLPSIDPGVFGRISYVENEPTQPEQYGYITPELAISGLHYVAVGTLSQISKSTEEVDENILSIMRTSLVIDGVSAAEIATTTASTTATSTDDI